TTCCAGGTGCTATTGTATATTTAGGGAACACAAATACTATATTATCCCCATCTAAAACTACAACTGCACTTTTTAAATCAACTTTTGCATCTTCCATGAAAAGTCCCTTTGTATCTGCTTTTATATCATTCATTATTTTTTCAGTATACATTTTTTCCATATCTGCATTTAAAATTTCTTCTACTTTAACTACTTTATTATCTTTAGTTATTACTGAAGATATTTTGCTTTCAGGATTTGCTGCTTTATCTTTTAATGTTTCTTCTTGTATAAATACTGTTTTGTATCCATCTTTACTTTCATAAATTGCATATACTTTACTTTCAAATAAAATATTTTCCTTAATATTGTTTAACGCATGTGCCTCAGTATTATCTACTGAAACTGAATTTG
Above is a genomic segment from Oceanivirga salmonicida containing:
- a CDS encoding RsiV family protein produces the protein MKKVLGSLAIAITILSCNGANNSTNSVSVDNTEAHALNNIKENILFESKVYAIYESKDGYKTVFIQEETLKDKAANPESKISSVITKDNKVVKVEEILNADMEKMYTEKIMNDIKADTKGLFMEDAKVDLKSAVVVLDGDNIVFVFPKYTIAPGSTGIPRFVYEYNK